One part of the Phragmites australis chromosome 3, lpPhrAust1.1, whole genome shotgun sequence genome encodes these proteins:
- the LOC133913290 gene encoding uncharacterized protein LOC133913290 produces the protein MLMPHGTVPFVRPSSCWDLKLSQKSASVSHGKLGCSAVYNSVEGHHVQKQHIVHSYKVNFTRVSYHLCKSVNERTTRHWLHRFHVNASSDDDFRSSRNIAISLFKRYKNVIDRGGGDNLKEFVGAGVNAYALGCTDEGLRKELMDIKDSGVEIEGLGSYGGGTSLKFKVHSFEVRECILWLSIVFITILCTPQPTVIRWSPNPPVSADVLHQWKGFCALIANAYYVKGMAWLPVKTLQLEQMAVTGHSEEPSVVASRMQLVFSTLEVVSPQWPRV, from the exons ATGCTGATGCCACATGGAACTGTTCCTTTTGTGAGGCCTAGTTCTTGCTGGGACCTAAAACTGTCCCAAAAGAGTGCCTCTGTTTCGCATGGTAAATTAGGATGCAGTGCAGTTTACAATTCAGTGGAAGGCCATCATGTACAGAAGCAACACATTGTTCATAGCTACAAAGTTAATTTTACTAGAGTGAGCTATCATCTGTGTAAAAGCGTAAATGAAAGAACTACAAGGCACTGGCTG CATCGATTCCATGTAAATGCTTCGTCAGATGATGACTTCCGCTCATCACGTAACATAGCGATCAGTTTATTCAAGCGGTATAAGAATGTCATTGATCGAGGAGGTGGAGATAACCTAAAA GAGTTTGTCGGTGCTGGAGTGAACGCATATGCCCTAGGGTGTACCGACGAGGGGCTTAGAAAGGAGCTTATGGATATTAAAGATTCTGGTGTTGAGATTGAAGGCCTCGGGTCCTATGGAGGAGGGACCAGTTTAAAGTTCAAAGTCCATTCCTTTGAG GTTCGCGAGTGCATTCTGTGGCTAAGTATAGTATTCATCACTATACTGTGCACACCACAACCAACTGTCATCAGGTGGTCCCCTAACCCACCAGTTTCAGCTGACGTTTTGCATCAGTGGAAAGGATTTTGTGCTCTAATCGCAAACGCTTACTATGTCAAAGGAATGGCATG GTTACCGGTGAAAACCCTGCAGCTAGAACAAATGGCTGTCACAGGTCATTCAGAGGAACCATCAGTAGTTGCTAGTAGGATGCAACTAGTTTTCAGCACATTAGAG GTAGTTAGCCCACAGTGGCCAAGAGTGTGA